A genomic stretch from Spiroplasma endosymbiont of Clivina fossor includes:
- the rny gene encoding ribonuclease Y, which yields MKRKLTIQKGKFMSKLEFGLLVGIFLALAIGIGVGLLIKYFVRTSNDKKSQIKLEQAEREAKNIIQSAKADIKVEIAQMKKEVAMDLEQRRSQSNNYEALLMKREKNIIEREEVLESQYREILQKKDNIKKIEENYYDKLEKIVLELEKVAGLSQQEAKVVLFKELEEKLDLELGQLIKNRENDAKIKAKNIADNIIAVAIEKYAHDVVAEKTTAFVKLPNDEMKGRIIGKEGRNIKAFEQAAGVDIIIDDTPEVIQVASFNPIRREIAVRTLNSLMCDGRIQPIRIEEVLKKTQDELETLIQETGQKVLNDLGITNMKLGLVYYLGRLRYRTSFGQNALQHCIEVAKLAGTMAAELGLDEKLARRAGLLHDIGKAIDYEMDGSHVNLGVQLAKKYGEHPLIINAIHAHHGEVSPQSIYAVLVMAADTLSAARPGARNNSLEEFIQRMQQIEEICQSIPGVQKSYAVQAGRQIRIIVDPGKVSDVKVYKIAHDVKIKIEKEITIPGDIHITVIRELRANEVAR from the coding sequence TTGAAAAGAAAATTAACTATTCAGAAAGGAAAATTTATGAGTAAATTAGAATTCGGTCTTTTGGTTGGAATTTTTTTAGCATTGGCGATTGGCATTGGTGTTGGTTTGTTAATTAAATATTTTGTTCGTACTAGTAATGATAAAAAGAGTCAAATAAAATTGGAACAAGCAGAACGAGAAGCAAAAAATATTATTCAATCAGCAAAGGCAGATATCAAAGTAGAAATTGCGCAAATGAAAAAAGAAGTAGCAATGGATTTAGAACAAAGAAGAAGTCAAAGTAATAATTATGAAGCCTTATTAATGAAGCGCGAAAAAAATATTATTGAACGCGAAGAAGTGTTGGAATCTCAATATCGTGAAATTCTTCAAAAAAAAGATAATATTAAAAAAATTGAAGAAAACTATTATGATAAGTTAGAGAAAATTGTTTTGGAATTAGAAAAAGTTGCGGGACTTAGTCAACAAGAAGCAAAAGTAGTTTTGTTTAAGGAATTAGAGGAGAAGCTTGATTTAGAGTTAGGGCAATTAATTAAAAATCGTGAAAATGATGCTAAAATTAAAGCAAAAAATATTGCTGACAATATTATTGCTGTTGCCATTGAAAAGTATGCACATGATGTTGTTGCTGAAAAAACAACAGCATTTGTTAAGTTACCTAATGATGAAATGAAGGGACGAATTATTGGTAAAGAAGGTAGAAATATTAAGGCTTTTGAACAAGCGGCAGGTGTTGATATTATTATTGATGATACTCCAGAAGTTATTCAAGTGGCATCTTTTAATCCGATTAGACGAGAGATTGCAGTTCGAACTTTAAATTCATTAATGTGCGATGGGCGAATTCAACCAATAAGAATTGAAGAAGTTTTAAAGAAAACCCAAGATGAGTTGGAAACTTTAATTCAAGAAACTGGACAAAAGGTACTTAATGACTTAGGAATTACTAATATGAAGCTTGGATTAGTTTATTATCTTGGAAGATTACGATATCGTACTAGTTTTGGTCAAAATGCTTTACAGCATTGTATTGAAGTAGCAAAATTGGCAGGAACCATGGCTGCTGAATTAGGATTGGATGAAAAATTAGCAAGAAGAGCGGGTTTATTACATGATATTGGTAAAGCAATTGATTATGAAATGGATGGTTCGCATGTTAATTTGGGTGTTCAATTAGCAAAAAAATATGGTGAACACCCGCTAATTATTAATGCTATTCATGCGCACCATGGTGAGGTTAGTCCGCAAAGTATTTATGCGGTTTTAGTAATGGCAGCGGATACTTTATCGGCAGCTAGACCGGGAGCAAGAAATAATTCTTTAGAAGAGTTTATTCAAAGAATGCAACAAATTGAAGAAATTTGTCAATCAATCCCTGGGGTGCAAAAATCTTATGCTGTTCAAGCAGGAAGACAAATTAGAATTATTGTTGATCCTGGTAAGGTTAGTGATGTTAAGGTTTATAAAATTGCTCATGATGTGAAAATTAAAATTGAAAAAGAAATTACTATTCCTGGCGATATTCATATCACTGTTATTAGAGAATTGAGAGCTAATGAGGTTGCTCGTTAA
- a CDS encoding CinA family protein, with amino-acid sequence MHDLVKLLEKKNLTISSCESITGGAFSEALVKTEGASKVFRGGLIAYSAHSKVHLARVQLTTLQSFGAVSVETAIEMAQNAKNLFDSAMAISFTGNAGPEIHENKPLGLVYIALAYNNKCLVYEYQLSGNRKQIINKCVKLTKELIKENLK; translated from the coding sequence TTGCACGATCTAGTTAAATTATTAGAAAAGAAAAATTTAACCATTAGTAGTTGTGAAAGTATTACAGGAGGAGCTTTTAGTGAAGCATTAGTTAAGACAGAAGGGGCCAGCAAAGTATTTCGTGGTGGGTTAATAGCTTATAGTGCTCATTCTAAAGTTCATTTAGCAAGAGTTCAGTTAACAACTTTACAATCATTTGGTGCTGTTAGTGTTGAAACAGCTATTGAAATGGCCCAAAACGCAAAAAATTTATTTGATAGTGCTATGGCAATTAGTTTTACTGGCAATGCTGGTCCTGAAATTCATGAAAATAAGCCATTAGGTTTAGTATATATTGCATTGGCTTATAATAACAAATGTTTAGTTTATGAATATCAATTATCGGGAAATCGTAAACAAATTATTAATAAATGTGTTAAATTAACTAAAGAATTAATTAAAGAAAATTTAAAATAA